A portion of the Corynebacterium occultum genome contains these proteins:
- a CDS encoding DUF4259 domain-containing protein, producing the protein MGAWDIAIFAEEVNVDFLDELAALDGEEIVEAVKDACLLAAQPAGVSEDEELNGLAAATIAAIWAGAPFSAGDVAESYPFLRGLIGRGSEKLHEIAGELLENADTEEDLEAYLEALA; encoded by the coding sequence ATGGGAGCTTGGGACATTGCGATTTTCGCGGAGGAAGTAAATGTCGACTTCCTCGATGAGCTGGCAGCTCTGGATGGTGAGGAGATCGTGGAGGCGGTCAAGGACGCCTGCCTGCTGGCAGCTCAACCCGCCGGTGTCAGCGAAGATGAGGAGCTCAACGGATTGGCCGCCGCCACCATCGCGGCGATCTGGGCAGGCGCACCCTTCTCCGCAGGGGATGTCGCGGAGAGCTACCCCTTCCTCCGGGGGTTGATCGGCCGGGGCTCGGAGAAGCTCCATGAGATCGCCGGGGAACTTCTGGAGAACGCCGACACCGAAGAAGATCTCGAGGCTTACCTGGAGGCCCTGGCTTAA